A window of the Gemmatirosa kalamazoonensis genome harbors these coding sequences:
- a CDS encoding type 1 glutamine amidotransferase domain-containing protein, with the protein MPNAPEKPMLADRAAASTNENPLRGRRVAVLATDGVEQVELVQPMEALRAAGAEVHLVSLACESIQAMNHDDKADTFPVDRSVDEVKIADYQGLVIPGGVANPDRLRADPAAVKLVRDFVEHDKPVASICHGPWLLVEANVVRGRTLTSWPSLQTDIRNAGGEWVDREVVVDQKLVTSRKPADLPAFCEKLVSLMSSAVEESLVDRAIEQTFPASDPTSFQVPASAGAMNERRSRPRDEAAPPA; encoded by the coding sequence ATGCCTAACGCACCGGAGAAGCCGATGCTCGCCGACCGCGCGGCCGCGAGCACGAACGAGAATCCGCTGAGGGGCCGCCGCGTCGCGGTGCTGGCGACCGACGGCGTGGAGCAGGTGGAGCTGGTGCAGCCGATGGAGGCGCTGCGCGCGGCGGGTGCCGAAGTGCATCTCGTCTCGCTGGCGTGCGAGTCGATCCAGGCGATGAACCACGACGACAAGGCGGACACGTTCCCGGTGGACCGCTCGGTCGACGAGGTGAAGATCGCCGACTATCAGGGGCTCGTGATCCCGGGCGGCGTCGCGAACCCGGACCGGCTGCGCGCGGATCCGGCGGCCGTGAAGCTCGTGCGCGACTTCGTGGAGCACGACAAGCCGGTGGCGTCGATCTGCCACGGCCCGTGGCTGCTCGTCGAGGCCAACGTGGTGCGTGGCCGCACGCTGACGTCGTGGCCGAGCCTGCAGACCGACATCCGCAACGCGGGCGGCGAGTGGGTGGATCGCGAGGTCGTCGTCGACCAGAAGCTGGTCACGAGCCGCAAGCCGGCCGATCTGCCCGCGTTCTGCGAGAAGCTGGTGTCGCTGATGTCGAGCGCGGTGGAGGAGTCGCTCGTCGACCGCGCGATCGAGCAGACGTTCCCGGCGAGCGATCCGACGTCGTTCCAGGTGCCCGCGTCGGCGGGGGCGATGAACGAGCGTCGCAGCCGCCCGCGCGACGAGGCTGCACCGCCCGCCTGA
- the moaC gene encoding cyclic pyranopterin monophosphate synthase MoaC, translated as MTRRPAEGRALSHVDASGAARMVDVSAKAETARTARAAGAIRMSGDALALVRENRVAKGDVLSVARIAGIMAAKRTSELVPLCHPLPLSSVVVDLQLDEALPGVRVEATVATTARTGVEMEALTAVSVALLTVYDMVKAVDRGMEIGPVMLLEKAGGAGGPWSRA; from the coding sequence ATGACCCGACGACCCGCGGAGGGGCGCGCGCTGTCGCACGTCGACGCGTCCGGGGCGGCGCGCATGGTGGACGTGTCCGCGAAGGCGGAGACCGCGCGCACCGCGCGCGCCGCCGGCGCGATCCGCATGTCGGGCGACGCGCTCGCGCTCGTCCGCGAGAACCGGGTCGCGAAGGGGGACGTCCTGAGCGTCGCCCGCATCGCCGGGATCATGGCCGCGAAGCGCACGTCGGAGCTCGTTCCGCTCTGCCATCCGCTGCCGCTGTCCTCCGTGGTGGTCGATCTCCAGCTCGACGAGGCCTTGCCCGGCGTCCGCGTGGAGGCCACAGTAGCGACGACCGCCCGCACCGGCGTGGAGATGGAGGCCCTGACGGCGGTGAGCGTGGCGCTTCTGACGGTCTACGACATGGTCAAGGCCGTAGATCGGGGCATGGAGATCGGCCCGGTGATGCTGCTGGAGAAGGCCGGCGGCGCCGGTGGACCGTGGAGCCGAGCATGA
- a CDS encoding superoxide dismutase family protein — translation MRSPALLFRLSLSLGAALLAACASNQSGPPPGPAGRGGPGGMRGQRMPGDTLPMAAPNTTARADLRDVNGASVGTVTLTQTAHGVLITGDLSSLPPGVHAIHVHDSGRCEPPFTSAGGHYNPAMRSHGFRANTGNHAGDLPNFSVGTNGTGHVETISRDLTLAQGGGLFDGDGSSIVIHGGPDDYQSDPAGNSGPRIACGLITH, via the coding sequence ATGCGATCGCCCGCTCTCCTCTTCCGCCTGTCGCTCTCGCTTGGCGCGGCGCTGCTCGCCGCGTGTGCCTCGAACCAGTCAGGCCCGCCCCCCGGCCCGGCCGGACGCGGGGGCCCCGGGGGGATGCGCGGCCAGCGCATGCCCGGCGACACGCTGCCGATGGCGGCGCCGAACACGACGGCGCGCGCCGACCTGCGCGACGTGAACGGCGCGTCGGTCGGCACGGTGACGCTGACGCAGACCGCGCACGGCGTGCTGATCACCGGTGACCTGTCCTCGCTGCCGCCGGGCGTGCACGCCATCCACGTGCACGACAGCGGGCGCTGCGAGCCGCCGTTCACGAGCGCGGGCGGGCACTACAACCCGGCGATGCGCTCGCACGGCTTCCGCGCGAACACGGGCAACCACGCCGGCGACCTGCCGAACTTCTCGGTTGGCACGAACGGCACCGGGCACGTCGAGACGATCAGCCGCGACCTCACGCTGGCCCAGGGCGGCGGCCTGTTCGACGGCGACGGCTCGTCGATCGTCATCCACGGCGGCCCCGACGATTACCAGAGCGACCCGGCCGGCAACTCCGGTCCGCGCATCGCCTGCGGGCTGATCACGCACTGA
- a CDS encoding DUF3293 domain-containing protein, which produces MANPTEKYDAYARTILELPGVPDGRIDLRRPLDDAARAALAAVGLDRPFAVLTAENPHGDNEEDAPSRDAERDREAVNDAQLATLVDALGAAHTPFVRVDGTAPDGSYRERCVAVMLPRDESVALARRFGQLALFWFDGQGFSLLPAEAGEPPRRLPFDGDR; this is translated from the coding sequence ATGGCGAACCCGACCGAGAAGTACGACGCGTATGCCCGGACCATTCTCGAGCTGCCCGGCGTCCCCGACGGACGCATCGACCTCCGCCGTCCGCTGGACGACGCCGCACGGGCGGCGCTCGCGGCGGTCGGACTCGATCGACCGTTCGCGGTGCTGACGGCCGAGAACCCGCACGGCGACAACGAGGAGGACGCGCCGTCGCGCGACGCGGAGCGTGACCGCGAGGCCGTGAACGACGCGCAGCTCGCGACGCTCGTGGACGCGTTAGGCGCGGCGCACACGCCGTTCGTGCGCGTGGACGGCACCGCGCCGGACGGCAGCTATCGCGAGCGGTGCGTCGCCGTGATGCTGCCGCGCGACGAGAGCGTGGCGCTCGCCCGCCGCTTCGGTCAGCTCGCCCTGTTCTGGTTCGACGGGCAGGGGTTCTCGCTCCTGCCTGCGGAAGCGGGGGAGCCCCCTCGGCGGCTTCCGTTCGACGGCGATCGTTGA
- a CDS encoding metallophosphoesterase family protein, whose protein sequence is MPTVRIAAMSDVHVSKTSQGALAPILGQISERADVLVLCGDLTDYGTLDETRVLLKELSIVRMPVITVLGNHDYESGHVTEMVDALREAGIVVLDGESHEVSGVGFAGVKGFAGGFGRGVLGSWGESAIKCFVKEAVDETLKLETALARLRTRQKIALLHYSPIRATVEGEPLEIFPWLGCGRHEEPLLRYKVSAVFHGHAHNGTPDGTLSNGTPCYNVAMPLLRKRWPDQIPVRFIEVDPDSPTAGDDGAAYDGMERRRAGEKLTLHSA, encoded by the coding sequence ATGCCCACCGTCCGCATCGCCGCGATGAGCGATGTCCACGTCAGCAAGACGTCGCAGGGCGCGCTCGCGCCGATCCTCGGCCAGATCTCCGAGCGCGCCGACGTGCTCGTGCTGTGCGGCGATCTCACCGATTACGGCACGCTCGACGAGACGCGGGTGCTGCTGAAGGAGCTCTCGATCGTCCGCATGCCGGTCATCACCGTGCTCGGCAACCACGACTACGAGTCGGGCCACGTGACGGAGATGGTCGACGCGCTGCGCGAGGCGGGCATCGTGGTGCTCGACGGCGAGTCGCACGAGGTGAGCGGCGTCGGCTTCGCCGGCGTGAAGGGATTCGCCGGCGGCTTCGGGCGCGGGGTGCTCGGCTCGTGGGGCGAGAGCGCGATCAAGTGCTTCGTGAAGGAAGCGGTGGACGAGACGCTCAAGCTCGAGACCGCGCTCGCCCGCCTGCGCACGCGGCAGAAGATCGCGCTGCTGCACTACTCGCCGATCCGCGCGACGGTCGAGGGCGAACCGCTCGAGATCTTCCCGTGGCTCGGCTGCGGGCGGCACGAGGAGCCGCTGCTCCGCTACAAGGTGAGCGCGGTGTTCCACGGCCACGCGCACAACGGCACGCCTGACGGCACGCTGTCGAACGGCACGCCGTGCTACAACGTGGCGATGCCGCTGCTGCGCAAGCGCTGGCCCGACCAGATCCCCGTGAGGTTCATCGAGGTCGATCCCGACTCGCCGACGGCGGGCGACGACGGCGCCGCGTACGACGGCATGGAGCGGCGCCGCGCCGGCGAGAAGCTCACGCTACACAGCGCGTAG
- a CDS encoding extracellular solute-binding protein has translation MRRWCLGPIAAWVCACGRADRHATGEPLVVWAAASLTRPVRAALDTFAAREGVRYTLETQASLELARRMTELGQTPDVLLLADRGVFPALLVPTYVDRYALFARNRIVLAYGARARGADDVARSARWWEVLERPGVQVGRADPATDPSGYRTLLVFQLLERHYREPGLARRLLAAAPPRNVRPREADQIALVEAGELDYVWTYESLARAAGLRFLPLPPDADLGTVADSLAYATAQLRVPGRGRGDSITVRGEPIAYALAVPKQAPHRALGARFVAFLGSADGRRVMRARQLDVLDSLIRVP, from the coding sequence ATGCGGCGGTGGTGCCTCGGGCCGATCGCCGCATGGGTGTGCGCATGCGGCAGGGCCGATCGGCACGCGACCGGCGAGCCGCTCGTCGTGTGGGCGGCGGCGAGCCTCACGCGGCCGGTGCGCGCCGCGCTCGACACGTTCGCCGCGCGCGAGGGCGTACGCTACACGTTGGAGACGCAGGCCAGCCTGGAGCTCGCGCGTCGCATGACGGAGCTGGGCCAGACGCCCGACGTGCTGCTGCTCGCCGACCGCGGCGTGTTCCCGGCGCTGCTCGTGCCCACGTACGTCGACCGCTACGCGCTGTTCGCGCGCAACCGCATCGTGCTGGCCTACGGCGCGCGCGCGCGCGGCGCGGACGACGTCGCGCGGAGCGCTCGGTGGTGGGAAGTGCTCGAGCGGCCGGGCGTGCAGGTCGGACGCGCCGACCCGGCCACCGACCCGAGCGGCTATCGCACGCTGCTCGTCTTCCAGCTCCTGGAGCGGCACTACCGCGAGCCCGGCCTCGCGCGGCGCCTGCTCGCGGCGGCGCCGCCCCGGAACGTCCGACCGCGCGAGGCCGACCAGATCGCGCTCGTCGAGGCGGGCGAGCTGGACTACGTGTGGACGTACGAGAGCCTCGCCCGCGCGGCGGGGCTCCGCTTCCTGCCGCTGCCGCCGGACGCCGATCTCGGCACGGTCGCCGACTCGCTCGCCTACGCGACCGCCCAGCTGCGCGTACCGGGGCGCGGACGTGGCGACTCGATCACGGTGCGGGGCGAGCCGATCGCCTACGCGCTCGCCGTTCCCAAGCAGGCGCCGCATCGGGCGCTCGGCGCGCGGTTCGTCGCGTTCCTCGGCTCGGCCGACGGGCGGCGGGTGATGAGGGCACGGCAGCTCGACGTGCTGGACTCGCTCATCCGGGTGCCGTGA
- a CDS encoding zinc-dependent alcohol dehydrogenase → MKALCWHGVEDLRCERVPDPEIVNPRDAIVRVTSTAICGSDLHLYDGMVPSMMKGDILGHEFMGVVEEVGRDVRNLRPGDRVLVPFAIACGNCWYCHHDLWSLCDNSNPNAAALEALNGYSTSGLFGYSHLYGGYAGGQAEYVRVPFADVGPLKLENDLPDEKVLFLTDIFPTGYMAAEQCGIRPGDTVAVWGCGPVGQFAIVSAYLLGAGRVIAIDRFAERLDMAREVGNADVVDYARDTDDVVETLKQMTGGRGPDHAIDAVDMESHGHGVMSRIDRGKQFLKLQLDRADALRQAVQACGKGGTVSIPGVYAGFIDKFPMGQAFAKGLTLRMGQTHVHRYLRPLLERIERGDVDPSRIITHRVPLERGPEMYRTFRDKQDGCVKVVLKPELRAV, encoded by the coding sequence ATGAAGGCGCTCTGCTGGCACGGCGTGGAGGACCTGCGGTGCGAGCGCGTGCCCGATCCGGAGATCGTCAATCCGCGCGACGCGATCGTGCGCGTCACGTCGACGGCCATCTGCGGATCCGACCTGCACCTGTACGACGGCATGGTGCCGTCGATGATGAAGGGCGACATCCTCGGCCACGAGTTCATGGGCGTGGTCGAGGAGGTCGGTCGCGACGTGCGCAACCTGCGCCCCGGCGACCGCGTGCTCGTGCCGTTCGCGATCGCGTGCGGCAACTGCTGGTACTGTCACCACGACCTCTGGTCGCTGTGTGACAACTCCAACCCGAACGCCGCGGCGCTCGAGGCGCTGAACGGCTACAGCACGTCGGGGCTGTTCGGCTACTCGCACCTGTACGGCGGGTACGCCGGCGGGCAGGCCGAGTACGTGCGCGTGCCGTTCGCCGACGTCGGCCCGCTGAAGCTCGAGAACGACCTCCCCGACGAGAAGGTCCTCTTCCTCACCGACATCTTCCCCACGGGCTACATGGCCGCCGAGCAGTGCGGCATCCGGCCCGGCGACACGGTGGCCGTGTGGGGATGCGGCCCGGTCGGCCAGTTCGCGATCGTGAGCGCGTATCTGTTAGGCGCCGGCCGTGTCATCGCGATCGACCGGTTCGCCGAGCGGCTCGACATGGCGCGCGAGGTGGGCAACGCCGACGTCGTCGACTACGCGCGCGACACGGACGACGTCGTGGAGACGCTGAAGCAGATGACGGGAGGCCGTGGCCCCGACCACGCCATCGACGCGGTGGACATGGAGTCGCACGGCCACGGCGTCATGTCGCGCATCGACCGCGGCAAGCAGTTCCTCAAGCTGCAGCTCGACCGCGCCGACGCGCTGCGCCAGGCGGTCCAGGCGTGCGGCAAGGGCGGCACGGTGAGCATCCCCGGCGTCTACGCGGGCTTCATCGACAAGTTCCCGATGGGCCAGGCGTTCGCGAAGGGCCTCACGCTCCGCATGGGCCAGACGCACGTGCACCGGTACCTGCGCCCGCTGCTCGAGCGCATCGAGCGCGGCGACGTCGACCCGTCGCGCATCATCACGCACCGCGTCCCGCTCGAGCGCGGGCCGGAGATGTACCGGACCTTCCGCGACAAGCAGGACGGGTGCGTGAAGGTCGTGCTGAAGCCCGAGCTACGCGCTGTGTAG
- the purK gene encoding 5-(carboxyamino)imidazole ribonucleotide synthase: protein MTRGANPVLPGSTIGILGGGQLGRMTGMAALSMGYTVHVLDPDPQCAAGAIAARVVTAPFDDAAAAADLASSCQVVTLEIEQIGRAALDAVAERTPMRPGPHPVWIIQDRVRQKEWLAAHRFPVGPFRAALEAKDVANAVRSLGACIVKSSHGGYDGRGQAHVEREDDAANAWAAVGARSAVVEQRLELAYEVSVLVARRPGGQMAVYPPARNHHARGVLTWSVLPAPVPAAVGREAAEIALGIAEELDVVGLLAVEMFVTTDDRVLVNELAPRPHNTYHASERACATSQFEQLVRAVCDLPLGAPAPLAAGAIANLLGDLWLAPEPPSAVDALSEPAARLHLYGKREARGGRKMGHLSATGASPDEALRRVWDAYDRFKPASAPPIERMDPSTLHAPRSTLGILAERSEGGAWSAERGGER, encoded by the coding sequence ATGACGCGCGGCGCGAACCCGGTGCTCCCGGGAAGCACGATCGGCATCCTCGGCGGCGGTCAGCTCGGCCGCATGACCGGCATGGCCGCGCTGTCGATGGGCTACACCGTGCACGTGCTCGATCCCGATCCGCAGTGCGCGGCGGGCGCGATCGCCGCGCGCGTCGTCACCGCACCGTTCGACGACGCCGCCGCGGCGGCGGATCTCGCGAGCAGCTGCCAGGTCGTGACGCTCGAGATCGAGCAGATCGGCCGCGCGGCGCTCGATGCGGTGGCCGAGCGCACGCCGATGCGACCGGGCCCGCATCCGGTGTGGATCATCCAGGACCGCGTGCGACAGAAGGAGTGGCTCGCCGCGCATCGCTTCCCGGTCGGCCCGTTCCGCGCCGCGCTTGAGGCGAAGGACGTCGCGAACGCGGTGCGCTCGCTCGGCGCGTGCATCGTGAAGTCGTCGCACGGCGGCTACGACGGCCGCGGCCAGGCGCACGTCGAGCGCGAGGACGACGCCGCGAACGCGTGGGCGGCGGTGGGCGCGCGGAGCGCGGTCGTGGAGCAGCGGCTCGAGCTCGCGTACGAGGTATCGGTGCTCGTGGCGCGTCGACCGGGCGGGCAGATGGCGGTATACCCGCCGGCGCGCAATCACCACGCGCGCGGCGTGCTCACCTGGTCGGTGCTCCCGGCGCCCGTGCCCGCGGCCGTGGGACGCGAGGCCGCGGAGATCGCGCTCGGCATCGCGGAGGAGCTCGACGTCGTGGGGCTGCTCGCGGTGGAGATGTTCGTGACCACCGACGACCGTGTGCTCGTGAACGAGCTCGCGCCGCGCCCGCACAACACGTATCACGCGTCGGAGCGCGCGTGCGCGACGAGCCAGTTCGAGCAGCTCGTGCGCGCGGTGTGCGACCTGCCGTTAGGCGCCCCCGCGCCGCTCGCCGCCGGCGCGATCGCGAACCTGCTCGGCGACCTGTGGCTCGCGCCCGAGCCGCCGTCGGCGGTGGACGCGCTGTCCGAGCCGGCGGCGCGGCTGCACCTGTACGGCAAGCGCGAGGCCCGCGGCGGCCGCAAGATGGGGCACCTGTCCGCCACCGGCGCGTCGCCCGACGAGGCACTCCGCCGCGTGTGGGACGCCTACGACCGGTTCAAGCCGGCGTCCGCCCCACCGATCGAACGCATGGATCCCTCCACGCTCCACGCTCCACGCTCCACGCTCGGCATCCTCGCGGAACGCAGCGAGGGTGGAGCGTGGAGCGCGGAGCGTGGAGGCGAGCGATGA
- a CDS encoding SRPBCC family protein produces the protein MAATAAGAGQAPRTRSSVTRHGGSERKNVNDIERMLSVAAGGALAAYALKKRDLGGLLVALVGGALVERGVTGHCRVYGALGMSTAEPTDEPVQQHGPNAVIDASTAQRVEHAVTIHGRSPAELYAFWRDFENLPRIMERLESVQVIDETRSRWTATAPAGQTVEWEAEVYNEIPGKLIAWRTLHDADIAHAGSVHFEPAPAGRGTEVRVIVEYAPPAGALGTAVAKLFGEEPDAQVREELRRFKQLMETGELTVGENPGQGPRAGSSFNARASNDDTVRMTTPPLDAPHGS, from the coding sequence ATGGCCGCAACGGCAGCGGGCGCCGGCCAGGCGCCCCGGACTCGGTCGTCCGTCACGCGTCACGGCGGGAGCGAGCGGAAGAACGTCAACGACATCGAGCGCATGCTGTCGGTCGCCGCGGGGGGCGCGCTCGCGGCGTACGCGCTGAAGAAGCGCGACCTCGGCGGACTGCTCGTCGCGCTGGTCGGCGGCGCGCTCGTGGAGCGCGGCGTCACGGGACACTGCCGCGTGTACGGCGCGCTCGGCATGAGCACCGCCGAGCCGACCGACGAGCCGGTGCAGCAGCACGGGCCGAATGCCGTGATCGACGCGAGCACCGCGCAGCGCGTGGAGCACGCGGTCACGATCCACGGCCGCTCGCCGGCCGAGCTGTACGCGTTCTGGCGCGACTTCGAGAACCTGCCGCGCATCATGGAGCGCCTCGAGAGCGTGCAGGTCATCGACGAGACGCGCTCGCGGTGGACGGCGACGGCGCCCGCCGGTCAAACCGTGGAGTGGGAGGCGGAGGTCTACAACGAGATCCCGGGCAAGCTGATCGCGTGGCGCACGCTGCACGACGCCGACATCGCGCACGCGGGGTCGGTGCACTTCGAGCCGGCGCCGGCGGGGCGCGGCACCGAGGTGCGCGTCATCGTCGAGTACGCGCCGCCGGCGGGCGCGTTAGGCACCGCCGTCGCGAAGCTGTTCGGCGAGGAGCCGGACGCGCAGGTGCGCGAGGAGCTGCGGCGCTTCAAGCAGCTCATGGAGACCGGCGAGCTGACGGTGGGCGAGAATCCCGGCCAGGGGCCGCGCGCCGGCAGCTCGTTCAACGCGCGCGCGAGCAACGACGACACCGTGCGCATGACGACCCCTCCGCTCGACGCGCCGCACGGGTCATGA
- the purE gene encoding 5-(carboxyamino)imidazole ribonucleotide mutase, with amino-acid sequence MTTPTADSALPAPLVGVVMGSASDWSVLGPACDTLDELGIPYEARVVSAHRTPDWLFEYAESAEARGLRVIIAGAGGAAHLPGMLAAKTLVPVLGVPVPATLLNGIDSLLSIVQMPAGVPVGTLAIGKPGAVNAALFAAQILGTADPALRGRLAERRAANEAKVLGQTLPPQT; translated from the coding sequence ATGACGACGCCGACCGCCGACTCCGCCCTTCCCGCACCGCTCGTCGGCGTCGTGATGGGCAGCGCGAGCGACTGGTCGGTGCTCGGCCCCGCGTGCGACACGCTCGACGAGCTCGGGATCCCGTACGAGGCGCGCGTCGTCTCCGCGCACCGCACGCCGGACTGGCTGTTCGAGTACGCGGAATCCGCGGAGGCGCGCGGTCTGCGCGTCATCATCGCCGGCGCGGGCGGCGCGGCGCACCTGCCGGGGATGCTCGCCGCGAAGACGCTCGTTCCGGTGCTCGGTGTACCGGTCCCCGCGACACTCCTCAACGGCATCGATTCGTTGCTCTCCATCGTCCAGATGCCGGCCGGCGTGCCGGTCGGAACGCTCGCCATCGGGAAGCCCGGTGCGGTGAACGCGGCGCTGTTCGCCGCCCAGATCCTCGGCACCGCCGATCCCGCGCTGCGCGGCCGGCTGGCCGAGCGCCGCGCGGCGAACGAGGCCAAGGTGCTCGGGCAGACGCTGCCGCCCCAGACATGA
- a CDS encoding class I SAM-dependent methyltransferase — protein sequence MIEHAMRIERDAPLGIAYTVADAQTLDRTFAPASFDVATSCLALQDVPDPERALRAMHTVLRPGGRAVVSIAHPCSDTPYREWLKDAGGRKLALSIDRYFERTVMRYRWTGWSYEFTTPAVHAPLEDWFRWILGAGFALCTFAEPRPSAEALREHPDLEDAARVPYFAMFGLARS from the coding sequence ATGATCGAGCACGCGATGCGCATCGAGCGCGACGCGCCGTTAGGCATCGCGTACACCGTCGCCGACGCGCAGACGCTCGATCGCACGTTCGCGCCGGCGTCGTTCGACGTCGCGACGTCGTGCCTCGCGCTGCAGGACGTGCCCGATCCCGAGCGCGCGCTCCGCGCCATGCACACCGTGCTCCGCCCGGGCGGCCGCGCGGTGGTCTCGATCGCGCATCCGTGCAGCGACACGCCGTACCGCGAGTGGCTGAAGGACGCCGGCGGCCGCAAGCTCGCGCTCAGCATCGATCGATACTTCGAGCGCACCGTGATGCGTTACCGGTGGACCGGCTGGTCGTACGAGTTCACGACGCCCGCCGTGCACGCGCCGCTCGAGGACTGGTTCCGCTGGATCCTCGGCGCGGGGTTCGCGCTGTGCACGTTCGCCGAGCCGCGGCCGAGCGCGGAGGCGCTGCGCGAGCATCCGGATCTGGAGGACGCGGCGCGCGTGCCGTACTTCGCGATGTTCGGGCTGGCGCGGTCGTGA
- a CDS encoding acetate/propionate family kinase, whose protein sequence is MNVLVLNVGSSSLKFQLVRTDAERMSANTDEKLARGTIERLGGESVISLKAGDGPSTKTTAPLRDHRAAVEFIMRWLVSDESGGALGGRADVEAVGHRVVHGGEHFTRSVLIDDTVLRGIEENIDLAPLHNPANLKGIAAARAVLGAGTPQVAVFDTAFHQTLPDHAYLYAIPYQFYRRYKVRRYGFHGTSHRYVAHRWRQLTGTARDDTRLVTLHLGNGCSACAISGGDSVDTSMGFTPLEGLVMGTRSGDVDPAVLEYLSSKEGMTMSEAETMLNKSSGLLGVSGLTHDMRELLAEAEEHDDRRARLAIEIFCHRARKYIGAYLAEMGGADAVVFAGGIGENAPTVRARIVAGLDWLGLTLDAERNAAAVGREGKISTDDARLAAWVIPTDEELLIARDTVRVVTGAPARF, encoded by the coding sequence ATGAACGTCCTCGTCCTCAACGTCGGCTCGTCGTCGCTGAAGTTCCAGCTCGTGCGCACCGACGCCGAGCGAATGAGCGCGAACACCGACGAGAAGCTCGCGCGCGGCACGATCGAGCGGCTCGGCGGCGAGTCGGTCATCTCGCTGAAGGCGGGCGACGGTCCGTCGACGAAGACGACCGCCCCGCTGCGCGATCACCGCGCGGCGGTCGAGTTCATCATGCGCTGGCTCGTGAGCGACGAGTCGGGCGGCGCGCTCGGCGGCCGCGCGGACGTCGAGGCGGTCGGCCATCGCGTGGTGCACGGCGGCGAGCACTTCACGCGCTCGGTGCTCATCGACGACACGGTCCTGCGCGGCATCGAGGAGAACATCGACCTCGCGCCGCTGCACAATCCGGCGAACCTGAAGGGGATCGCCGCGGCGCGCGCGGTGCTCGGCGCCGGCACGCCGCAGGTCGCGGTGTTCGACACGGCGTTCCATCAGACGCTCCCCGATCACGCGTATCTGTACGCGATCCCGTACCAGTTCTACCGTCGGTACAAGGTGCGGCGGTACGGCTTCCACGGCACGTCGCACCGCTACGTCGCGCACCGCTGGCGTCAGCTCACGGGAACGGCCCGCGACGATACGCGGCTCGTCACGCTGCATCTCGGCAACGGCTGCTCGGCGTGCGCCATCAGCGGCGGCGACTCGGTCGACACGAGCATGGGGTTCACGCCGCTCGAGGGGTTGGTGATGGGAACGCGCTCGGGCGACGTCGATCCCGCGGTGCTCGAGTACCTCTCGTCCAAGGAGGGCATGACGATGAGCGAGGCGGAGACGATGCTGAACAAGTCGTCCGGCCTGCTCGGCGTCTCCGGCCTCACGCACGACATGCGCGAGCTGCTCGCCGAAGCCGAGGAGCACGACGATCGCCGCGCGCGGCTCGCGATCGAGATCTTCTGCCACCGCGCGCGCAAGTACATCGGCGCGTACCTCGCGGAGATGGGCGGCGCCGATGCCGTGGTGTTCGCGGGCGGTATCGGCGAGAACGCGCCGACGGTGCGCGCGCGCATCGTCGCGGGACTCGACTGGCTCGGCCTCACGCTCGACGCCGAGCGCAACGCGGCGGCGGTCGGACGCGAGGGTAAGATCTCGACCGACGATGCGCGGCTCGCCGCGTGGGTCATCCCGACCGACGAGGAGCTGCTCATCGCCCGCGACACCGTGCGCGTCGTGACCGGCGCGCCGGCGCGGTTCTGA
- a CDS encoding SAM-dependent methyltransferase: MTERGDRLDAAEARDAWDRAADAYAAGQASGRDYYRLRFFGPAQVALCGDVSGQRLLDVGCGSGYFAREMARAGARAWRPSISHRA, from the coding sequence ATGACCGAGCGGGGCGATCGACTGGACGCGGCCGAGGCGCGCGACGCGTGGGATCGCGCCGCCGACGCGTATGCGGCAGGGCAGGCGAGTGGTCGCGACTACTACCGGCTGCGCTTCTTCGGCCCCGCTCAGGTCGCGCTGTGCGGCGACGTCTCGGGCCAGCGGCTGCTCGACGTGGGGTGCGGCTCGGGCTACTTCGCGCGCGAGATGGCGCGCGCCGGCGCGCGCGCGTGGCGGCCGTCGATCTCTCACCGCGCATGA